In Salminus brasiliensis chromosome 24, fSalBra1.hap2, whole genome shotgun sequence, one genomic interval encodes:
- the LOC140546716 gene encoding equilibrative nucleoside transporter 2, giving the protein MRTKEGAPTDRGYLVGIIFFILGLGTLLPWNFFMTASMYFNNRLNTSEWSNGTLTAKKEYYFNNWMTLLSQLPLLLFTLLNSILYPRISEKVRIAGSLVFILILFILTAILVKIPMKEDSFFSITMATIWFINSFGAVLQGSLFGLVGLLPQKYSAVFMSGQGLAGTFAAVAMLFAIASETDDETAALGYFITPCVGTLVTLISYLLLPKLDFARYYLNRSQNYEVDTSHQLLPTETPQESTELNGHANGSVAKENPSSSASEDGDGGKQAFVRLETAEAKETKSSVLEVLKKIWVMAFCVTFVFTVTLSVFPAVTVDVKTVYPGKWERYFIPVCCFLIFNLMDWTGRTVTSLVQWPPKESRLFPILVVSRVVFVPLLMLCNVQERQFLPVLFSNDALFVIIMMFFSVSSGYCVCLSMSYAPQLVAPKDGETAGALMTFFLALGLSLGAAISFLLRFLV; this is encoded by the exons CGGCTATTTGGTCGGAATCATTTTCTTTATCCTCGGACTAGGAACACTGCTGCCATGGAATTTTTTCATGACTGCCTCcatg TATTTCAACAACAGACTAAACACGTCTGAGTGGAGTAACGGAACGCTTACTGCCAAGAAGGAGTATTACTTCAACAACTGGATGACTTTACTGTCCCAGCTGCCCCTGCTGCTCTTCACCCTCCTCAACTCCATCCTCTACCCGCG GATTTCGGAGAAGGTGCGGATAGCGGGCAGCCTGgtcttcatcctcatcctcttcaTCCTCACAGCTATTCTGGTGAAGATTCCCATGAAGGAGGACAGCTTCTTCTccatcaccatggcaaccatctggttcatcaact CGTTTGGCGCCGTGCTGCAGGGCAGTCTGTTTGGTTTGGTTGGGCTGCTGCCTCAGAAGTACAGTGCTGTTTTTATGAGTGGACAAGGCCTGGCAGGAACCTTCGCTGCTGTTGCCATGCTCTTTGCCATCGCAA GTGAAACGGATGATGAGACTGCGGCTCTGGGGTATTTCATCACTCCATGCGTGGGGACTCTAGTAACCCTGATCAGCTACCTACTGCTGCCCAAACTG GACTTTGCCAGGTATTATCTGAACAGGAGTCAGAACTATGAAGTGGACACTTCACACCAGCTGTTGCCTACAG aGACGCCTCAGGAAAGCACAGAGCTAAACGGTCACGCCAACGGATCTGTAGCCAAAGAAAACCCCAGCAGTTCGGCCAGTGAGGATGGTGATGGTGGCAAGCAAGCCTTCGTCCGTCTGGAGACTGCTGAAGCTAAAGAGACCAAAAGCTCTGTCCTGGAGGTGCtcaaaaag atcTGGGTGATGGCATTTTGCGTAACGTTCGTCTTCACGGTCACTCTATCTGTCTTCCCAGCGGTCACAGTGGACGTGAAGACTGTTTACCCAGGAAAATGGG agcgtTATTTCATCCCTGTGTGTTGTTTCCTGATCTTTAACCTGATGGACTGGACCGGAAGAACGGTCACGTCTCTCGTACAGTGG CCTCCTAAAGAAAGTCGCTTGTTTCCGATCCTGGTGGTCAGTCGGGTGGTCTTCGTGCCTCTGCTGATGCTGTGCAATGTTCAGGAGCGTCAGTTCCTCCCCGTGCTCTTCTCCAACGATGCGTTATTTGTCATCATCATGATGTTCTTCTCGGTCTCCAGCGGATACTGCGTCTGCCTCTCCATGTCTTATGCACCACA GCTGGTGGCTCCAAAAGACGGAGAGACGGCTGGAGCTCTGATGACGTTTTTCCTGGCTCTGGGTCTTTCTCTGGGAGCTGCTATCTCTTTCCTACTGCGCTTTCTCGTCTAG